The Gossypium hirsutum isolate 1008001.06 chromosome D07, Gossypium_hirsutum_v2.1, whole genome shotgun sequence genome includes the window tattatttctatatatatatatattatgatttacttacatatttacatatttatatgtcatttttaattttcatatacatatatatataccttattataaatatctttatatcttattatgtatatatatctatatctctttttaaatattttctagcttatatatatacatacgtttTGCTATATATATGTCTAGCTCcattatacatttatatatatacgcctataaacttttattttattttacttattttatatatatatatatatatacatacttacatatattattatttatactttatatatacaCCCGTATACACATACACACTTGCACAtttatatctcatgattttaaatatatatatacatatgttcttcttatttttatttttacgtatatacacacatatatatcttttatatttttatagttttatacattttctttgtttatttctttatttacattttcactatttaaaatgaattttttgattttattgcTTATGTGCTTGCGATTGTGTATTATATTAGTTTGTCTTTGTATTTATTTCGTAGTCTTCGCTCATATTATTTATGCTTATCATCATATTCATTTTTATTCGCATATTGACACCATGTTTTattttgtgttagattaattttatttgatgtataaattatgattttatttgaataagcaaaatctcgtgtttagatttgcgaaggtcgtaccctaacttactgggtttcgattttcacaataaatttaaatacgtgaattttttaaactcaagttttaaatgatctcgggaattaagaaaagatcgtgtcctaacttactgggcatgatcccttttctaaacctgagataattaaatatcttttaaataagtaaattttagcatttttcattcgcgtatcgggaattcgagacattgtgtcctaacttactggatatgattctctttttcgaataacgtgaaacatgcttcttttcccaaaaattttcattttaatacaaggatcgtatttttaaatttttcaagttctcaattttcgacactaagacattaagtaatcaactaggtaccaattttgggcgtatcgagggtgctaatccttcctcgtgcgtaatcgactcccaaacctgtttttctgaatttcgtgaaccaaaatcgttgttttaataaaattaaatcatttattaaaaaacaaccacttttcgaggtgatccaatcacacctcattaaaaaggattggtggcgacttccgttttcgttttctttttcaaaatccaagtcgaccccatttttcatccaaaaaatggtgtcaacaaagaATATCTTATCTCAACTCTGTTAGATCTAATGTcttgagtgtagtatattcgtttgtatacttgtaattttttcgaacagattggtttaataaaattatttatgaactacatgaataccctttgtatattgaccttaatggtttttgcatgctAAGCAAAATGGAACCAAATATTAGCCcactggttatctaatgtttaactaatattaagcggtattacgtaggggtgagcaaaactcgattcgattcaaaaaattgaaaaaaaatcgaatttcaagttaataaaatagagttatttgagtaaactcgaataagtaattcaagtttCGAGTTCAAGTTgagttgaaatttaaaatttgaatattaaaatttggttaactcaaaaaattttaataacatatTGGTGTAAATACCTTTTTAGTCCCTTTCAAGTATATATGTTCAagtttatgtgctctaacatgaaattagttatactataacaagaatttaatttgacatgtttaagttttaatttaactcgaataattttactcgatttgactcgactcaaatttcatttcactcaaattgattctaaaaaattttaaattgagttagaatgataaaatatgacTCATTAACTCAATAAACGCAAAAAACTTTCACTCGATTCGACTTGATTCGGTCGAACGCTCACTCCTAGTATTACGTAGCTGGATTGTCATGCGGAAAGACAATTTAAATTAGTAtataaacctaaacatgtccttagtctaatcgaaaatgagcaaactgatcgAAAGACTAAGATgttatctatcaagtccaattggggagatactttgtcttgggcatcgaagtAAATGACTTccaaagatagagacatagacgTAATGGTcaacatgagataaaataagataatattgggagaacgaatttatcctaaagaaattaaggatatcctatgaaggtaacacacttatgacaaggttattggacgagcactgatcgagtagctttcataatggtatgtaattggggagagctcaatcacgatactatagtggaatgacttcgtgactaaatgagtttataattaataggctaaaaactgaaacttaattataagtCCTTTGAGctctaattacatatgtccaatcggtccctcccccagctcattgaaaccataaaggaattgcatgttgaataaaatgaataaagatggaaatgataaagttagataaATGAGTTACGttcggaaatgaatgtggtttctaactaagtatgaaaataacttaagagttaatttaagttttttgaattattatttaattaaataattgaagttcgaaaatgaaattaaattaattggttattgtgaatccgttgaatatagaaactaaatatattttctcatagattcttttgcGGTCAGTTGCCATGATTTAAAAGGAAttaaaattgggttgagaaaattatttaattgaaaaattaatttaataaataatatttattttgaaaaatagaaaaacatgtattaggttggattaaattataaagtgctgAGTTAAAAGTACTTacattaattaaatgaaatagaaacatataattaataaaaataatcaaacatgTAATTACATGTGTAACACAAGTGACTTAAAAAAActagtatatataaaaacatgagtttagaattttttttgaactaaCCAGTATACctttattgtttattatattgtTGATTTACATGCTAAcacataaaaatgttaaaattatattgaattattttatatttaaagtaTTACCTTTTTCTCTAATcagtaaagtaaaaaaatattattttaattttaaatattaaatttccatTATTTATATAATAGCTTTATATAAACTAATATATTGTACAgtctttatataaaataaataatatatatgaattattatggtaatttattgattattaagaaagaaataaaaattgaagAGCAGAAAGTATTAATTTAcaatatatctattttattatACAAATGCTTTATTAGtgattaatcattaaattattattataatatttaaattatcaaaataaccgTATATTTTAAGTATACttgttattttaaataatattattttaaataaaattagattatcaATAACTTATTTAAACATAGTAGCAATAACATTTTCACATCTTAAAATTTACATTAATAATACAATCAAAGTATAAACGTAAATATTAATTTCTActagtaaaattaaattattataacaaaatcagataaaaatatacatataaccgaataaataaaataaaattattacaacacaaataaattaagaaatagaaaaactctcgaccaaaattaaaatttaggcaAGTGAGGCAAATATATAATAAGTGGAAAGGTTTAATTAATATATGCCATATTGCCGAACTAACCCACTATGGTATGATGATctcatattaaaattaattttatgtcGTCTTTTCTTGAAGGGAGATGCTTAAACTTGTGTTATACAAGGGTTTAATTTTATCCTGCTAACTACCGTTTATAGAATAAAACAACTTTCATGCTTATATACCTGTTTCTCATCACTTTTTCGTTCAACTGACGCTAAAGAACTTTTATAAAAAGCTTTAAATTAAGACCAGGTTGACTCAAagtctttaatttttatatttttataatttttaataatttttataagtttatatcaactctcattttttttataatatttttatattttatgattattttttattaattttctgatttttaatattttttaatcatgAAAACGGTTACGAGAGTAGCTTAATTGGATGTGAATCTTTTAAGTGCgtattaaacttttatatatagCGAGAGAAATCTGATATTGCCATGGAAATCTATTACTTCATGTTCATCGCTCCTTCTACAATGCTAAGCTTCTCCATCCTACTTGTTTTCATCACTTTTGCTTTGCCGTACCTCTTCAAGCTCCAATGGCAAGGCAAGGTCCAAAAGCCTAAGCAACCCACTCTTCCGCCAGGCCCTAAACCTTGGCCTATTGTGGGAAACCTCCCTGAATTCATCATAAACAAGAAGAAAACATCGGTATCTCATTGGATACACTCGTTCATGGAAGAAATGAACACCGAAATTGCTTGTATTCGTCTAGGAAATGTTCATGTGATTCCCGTCACTAGTCCTGAAATCAGTCGCGAATTCTTTAAAACACAGGATGCTGTTTTTGCTTCTAGACCCCTTACCATGGCCACTGATGTCCTAACAAAAGGCTACTTAGGCACAGGTTTTGGACCCTTGGGAGATCAgtggaagaaaatgaagagagtTATGGCTAACGAAGTGCTTTCAAAGGCAACACATCGATGGCTTCATGAGAAAAGAGGTGAAGAAGCTGATAACCTCGTGCGTTACGTGCTTAACCAATGCAAAAATGGTGATGAAGGCGGCCTTGTGAACTTAAGATTGGCTGCCCGACACTATTGTGGCAATGTAATAAGGAAGATGATGTTTAATAGGAGATACTTGGGAAAAGGGAAAGCAGATGGTGGACCTTGTTTTGAGGAAGAAGAGTACGTCGACGCCATTTTCATCATTCTTGCTCATATTTATTCCTTTTGTATATCCGATTACTTACCGTTCTTGAGAGGCCTCGACCTGGAGGGGCATGGGAAAGTTATGGAAGAGGCAACTAAAGTTTTGGAGAAGTATCATGATCCCATAATTGAAGATAGGATTCAACAATGGAGAGATGGCAGAAAACATGAACCCCAAGACTTGCTTGATGTTTTGGTTTCTTTGACTGATGAAAATGGTAACATCCCGCTACTTTCAACGGACGAGATCAAAGCTCAAATTAACGTACGCTTCTCTTTCTCTCTTAACTGTTTTTAAGTCCACATAATCTACAAATATGGGATGtgtaaaattataacaaaactaTATTATGAGGtgttaaaaattacaaaattatataCTTTAAACCcaatcaaaacatataaatatacggATTATCGTCTTAATTGAGAATCATATCTCGACCCTAGCAAATCATcaagtattttattaaatttcaggAAATTATGATTGCAACATTGGATAATCCATCAAACGCCCTAGAATGGGCACTTGCGGAGATGTTAAACAAACCAGAGATGCTGCAAAAGGCAGTAGATGAGTTGGATGGTGTGGTTGGAAAAGATAGGGTAGTACAAGAGTATGATCTCCCACGACTCAACTACATCAAATCATGCGCAAGAGAAGCCTTTAGACTCCATCCCATCGTCCCATTTAACGTTCCTCACATGTCCTTGATCGATACAACAGTGGCCGACTACTTCATCCCTAAGGGTAGCCATGTCATCCTTAGCC containing:
- the LOC107954985 gene encoding phenylalanine N-monooxygenase CYP79D16 produces the protein MLSFSILLVFITFALPYLFKLQWQGKVQKPKQPTLPPGPKPWPIVGNLPEFIINKKKTSVSHWIHSFMEEMNTEIACIRLGNVHVIPVTSPEISREFFKTQDAVFASRPLTMATDVLTKGYLGTGFGPLGDQWKKMKRVMANEVLSKATHRWLHEKRGEEADNLVRYVLNQCKNGDEGGLVNLRLAARHYCGNVIRKMMFNRRYLGKGKADGGPCFEEEEYVDAIFIILAHIYSFCISDYLPFLRGLDLEGHGKVMEEATKVLEKYHDPIIEDRIQQWRDGRKHEPQDLLDVLVSLTDENGNIPLLSTDEIKAQINEIMIATLDNPSNALEWALAEMLNKPEMLQKAVDELDGVVGKDRVVQEYDLPRLNYIKSCAREAFRLHPIVPFNVPHMSLIDTTVADYFIPKGSHVILSRVGLGRNPKVWDEPCKFKPERHLQDCNKGEEVVLDEPELRFLSFSRGRRGCPGVVLGSSMTTMLFARLLQGFDWSIPANQGTIDLCQGKKDSFLAKPLLAVAKPRLPLHVYSVSR